A window of Chitinophaga sp. MM2321 contains these coding sequences:
- a CDS encoding aminopeptidase P N-terminal domain-containing protein — protein sequence MKNLPLDPQLFVKNRQRFVAKMQPQSIAIINSNDELPSNGDALYKFKQNSDLYWLTGIDQEDTMVVLFPDNPDPKYREVLVLVRPNELKEKWDGHRLRREEAFAVSGMSTVVWLDSLDALLQQWINDAANIYLNSNENNRKGSLVPVKDYRYVQEMKARYPLHNYVRAALLFKELRAVKTAEEIAVMQVAMDITEKAFRRILQFIKPGVWEHEIHAEIVHEFLRNRSAGEAYGSIIASGDRARTLHYVSNNQECKDGELILMDFGAEYGGYNADLTRTVPVNGKFSARQRQVYDACLHLHNYAKAILRPGITIAKYHEMVGVEAGKEFVKLGLLTGADIKNQDPETPAYRKYLYHGISHHLGVDVHDLGPSFHKPVPEGAVMTIEPGIYIEEEKMGIRIENNIWLTAAGNVDLMKNIPITADEIEALMK from the coding sequence ATGAAGAATCTGCCCTTGGATCCGCAGCTGTTTGTTAAAAACCGCCAGCGTTTTGTGGCTAAAATGCAGCCGCAATCTATAGCTATCATCAATTCCAATGATGAATTGCCGAGCAATGGTGATGCGCTGTATAAATTCAAACAAAACTCAGACCTGTACTGGCTCACAGGTATTGACCAGGAAGATACGATGGTGGTATTGTTTCCGGATAACCCGGATCCCAAATACCGTGAAGTGCTGGTATTGGTGCGTCCCAACGAGTTAAAGGAAAAGTGGGATGGACACCGGTTGCGCAGGGAAGAAGCATTTGCTGTTTCCGGTATGTCTACGGTAGTATGGCTCGATAGCCTGGATGCTTTGCTCCAGCAATGGATCAATGACGCTGCCAACATCTACCTTAATTCCAATGAAAATAACCGCAAAGGCAGCCTGGTACCTGTAAAGGATTACCGTTATGTGCAGGAAATGAAAGCGCGTTATCCATTACACAATTATGTGCGTGCGGCCCTTCTTTTTAAAGAACTGCGTGCCGTAAAAACGGCGGAAGAAATAGCTGTGATGCAGGTGGCGATGGATATTACGGAGAAAGCTTTCCGTCGTATCCTGCAATTTATAAAACCAGGTGTATGGGAGCATGAAATTCATGCAGAGATCGTACACGAGTTTCTGCGCAATCGCTCTGCCGGTGAGGCTTATGGCTCTATCATCGCTTCCGGCGACCGTGCACGCACCCTGCATTATGTTTCCAATAACCAGGAGTGTAAAGATGGTGAATTGATCCTGATGGATTTTGGTGCGGAATACGGTGGTTATAATGCCGATCTTACCCGCACAGTGCCCGTAAACGGGAAGTTCAGCGCCCGTCAGCGCCAGGTATACGATGCCTGTCTGCACCTGCATAACTATGCAAAAGCTATTCTCCGTCCCGGTATCACTATTGCAAAATATCACGAAATGGTGGGCGTGGAAGCCGGAAAAGAATTTGTAAAGCTGGGCCTGCTCACAGGTGCCGACATCAAAAACCAGGACCCTGAAACACCGGCTTACCGCAAATACCTGTACCATGGCATCTCCCACCACCTGGGTGTGGATGTACATGATTTGGGTCCCTCTTTTCATAAACCTGTTCCTGAAGGTGCAGTAATGACCATCGAACCAGGCATTTATATTGAAGAAGAAAAAATGGGTATCCGCATAGAAAATAATATCTGGCTCACTGCCGCTGGTAATGTAGACCTGATGAAAAACATTCCTATTACGGCGGATGAAATAGAAGCCCTGATGAAGTAG
- a CDS encoding CDP-alcohol phosphatidyltransferase family protein: MRQLPNIITLCNLFCGALAIICVLYAPEFRAEFNGTDYTIVSPEPVYWASALVVLAAVFDFFDGLVARLLKVQSPMGKELDSLADVVTFGVVPGMMLYRLLRSAYFQQPDVFDVSIVNLAPALLVPCFAAYRLAKFNLDTRQTVSFIGVPTPAVGLLVASFPLIVLYNPYNLAHWLQNIWMLYAIIAVLCYLMVAEIPMMSLKIKDKTLKSNWPKLLLIAVTLVSIPFLGFATVPFVFISYIILSLIAPPNS, translated from the coding sequence ATGCGACAATTACCCAATATTATTACCCTATGTAATCTTTTTTGTGGAGCACTGGCTATCATATGCGTGTTGTATGCGCCGGAGTTCCGGGCTGAGTTTAACGGTACCGACTATACGATTGTGAGTCCTGAACCGGTATACTGGGCATCTGCGCTGGTGGTGCTGGCCGCAGTTTTTGATTTTTTTGATGGCCTTGTGGCCCGGTTATTAAAAGTGCAGTCGCCTATGGGTAAGGAGCTGGACTCATTGGCTGATGTGGTGACCTTTGGCGTAGTACCCGGTATGATGCTGTATCGCCTGTTGCGCAGTGCTTATTTCCAGCAACCTGATGTGTTTGACGTGTCTATTGTAAACCTGGCGCCGGCTTTGCTGGTTCCGTGCTTTGCTGCATACAGACTGGCAAAATTCAACCTGGATACCAGGCAAACGGTTAGTTTTATCGGGGTGCCTACTCCCGCAGTAGGCTTGCTGGTAGCGTCTTTCCCTTTAATTGTGCTGTATAATCCTTATAACCTGGCGCATTGGTTACAGAATATATGGATGCTTTATGCCATCATTGCAGTACTCTGTTATCTCATGGTGGCGGAAATACCCATGATGAGCTTGAAGATTAAAGACAAGACACTGAAATCAAACTGGCCCAAGCTTTTGTTGATTGCCGTAACACTCGTCAGTATTCCTTTTCTGGGCTTTGCCACCGTACCATTTGTATTCATTTCTTATATAATATTATCATTAATCGCCCCGCCTAATTCGTAA
- the purS gene encoding phosphoribosylformylglycinamidine synthase subunit PurS, translating to MTFTAHINVMPLKELLDPQGKAVMSGLKNLGMGQVQDVRIGKHITLQIEAASKEDAQQIAESACQKLLANQVMESFEVQIQ from the coding sequence ATGACTTTTACTGCACATATCAATGTGATGCCACTGAAAGAATTATTGGACCCGCAAGGTAAAGCGGTGATGAGTGGTCTCAAAAACCTTGGCATGGGCCAGGTACAAGATGTACGGATTGGAAAACACATTACCCTGCAAATTGAAGCCGCCAGCAAGGAAGATGCGCAACAGATTGCTGAAAGCGCCTGTCAGAAGCTGTTGGCTAACCAGGTAATGGAATCTTTTGAAGTACAAATACAATAA
- the rsmI gene encoding 16S rRNA (cytidine(1402)-2'-O)-methyltransferase, with amino-acid sequence MKLYLIPSPIGNLADMTYRAVKVLEEADLILAEDTRTSSVLLRHYQINKPVTPYHQHNEHKIVQHLLEQLQGGKSMAMLTDAGTPGVSDPGFLLVRECVRAGVPVECLPGATAFVPALVNSGIPLNRFIFEGFLPLKKGRHTLFTQLSTEERTIVFYESPMRLVKTLADLIQYFGADRPCSVSRELTKMFEENKRGTLQEVHDYFKEKGVKGEIVVVVQGAA; translated from the coding sequence ATGAAATTATATCTCATTCCTTCTCCCATCGGCAATCTCGCCGATATGACCTACAGGGCTGTAAAAGTGCTGGAGGAAGCGGACCTGATCCTGGCGGAAGATACCCGTACATCGAGTGTACTCTTACGGCATTATCAGATCAATAAACCAGTTACGCCCTATCATCAGCATAACGAACATAAAATAGTACAGCACCTGCTGGAGCAGCTGCAGGGTGGCAAAAGCATGGCTATGCTCACAGACGCCGGTACCCCCGGTGTTTCTGATCCTGGTTTTTTACTGGTGCGTGAATGCGTTCGTGCGGGCGTACCCGTGGAATGTCTGCCTGGCGCCACCGCATTTGTACCCGCATTGGTGAACAGCGGCATTCCCCTGAACCGCTTTATCTTTGAAGGCTTCCTACCCCTTAAAAAAGGCCGCCACACACTTTTTACACAACTGTCAACAGAAGAACGTACCATCGTTTTTTACGAATCCCCCATGCGGCTGGTGAAAACACTGGCAGACCTCATCCAGTATTTCGGTGCAGACCGCCCCTGTTCCGTGAGCCGTGAACTCACCAAAATGTTTGAAGAAAATAAACGCGGTACTTTACAGGAGGTCCACGACTATTTCAAAGAAAAAGGCGTGAAAGGCGAAATCGTTGTAGTCGTGCAGGGTGCAGCCTGA
- a CDS encoding M1 family metallopeptidase has translation MKYWVLGSCFAITMLAGSWLQLQAQSDRWQQSVKYTMNVAVDAPANKFSGQQHLEYYNNSPDTLKKVFYHLYWNAFQPNSMMDVRSRELGKILLGKDKGGNDRYDWDSRVRDRISQLGPDEIGYQKVLSLKRDGKPQKYKVVETILEVSLDKPILPHTKAVFDMDFEAQVPVQIRRSGRSNAEGVDFSMAQWYPKMCEYDYEGWHPTPYIAREFYGVWGDYDVKITIDKKYILGGTGYLQNPNQIGYGYETPGTKVNRPAGKTLTWHFIAPKVHDFMWAADPDYKHITQQVDGFTAHFLYLENDTTRETWPKLAKMIPAAYDYIKVHYGAYPYKQYSFIQGGDGGMEYPMATLIVGNGSMSGLYSVAIHEWMHSWYQGVLATNESLYPWMDEGFTTFGQNNIIHYTTDSLNVKSPHASSYAGYFALVNSPFEEPASTHADHYNTNYGYSLTAYSKGAVFLEQLGYVIGADNRDSGLIRYYNEWRFKHPNMNDFIRVMEKESGIQLDWYKQYFINSTKHVDYGIDSVYEKDNKTIVRLRRIGLMPMPVDFMITDTKGNKVLHYIPLSIMFGEKPNEYRAIKRIVDTGWYWTNPTYEVEVNMPLSDIKEMEIDPSQRLADVDRSNNKR, from the coding sequence ATGAAGTATTGGGTACTAGGAAGCTGTTTCGCTATTACTATGCTGGCGGGCAGTTGGTTACAGCTACAGGCACAGTCAGATCGCTGGCAACAAAGTGTAAAATATACCATGAATGTGGCAGTGGATGCACCTGCCAATAAATTCAGCGGTCAACAACATCTTGAATATTATAATAACTCCCCCGATACACTCAAAAAAGTATTTTATCACCTGTACTGGAACGCCTTTCAGCCTAACAGCATGATGGATGTGCGCAGCAGGGAACTGGGGAAAATATTACTGGGGAAAGATAAAGGTGGAAACGACCGCTATGACTGGGATAGCCGTGTACGTGACAGGATCTCCCAACTGGGGCCTGATGAAATAGGCTACCAGAAAGTGCTTTCACTGAAACGCGATGGTAAACCGCAAAAGTATAAAGTAGTGGAAACCATCCTGGAAGTATCGCTGGATAAACCGATCCTGCCGCATACAAAAGCCGTATTTGATATGGACTTTGAAGCCCAGGTACCTGTGCAGATCCGCCGCAGTGGCCGAAGTAACGCCGAGGGGGTTGACTTCTCCATGGCGCAGTGGTATCCTAAAATGTGTGAATATGACTACGAAGGCTGGCATCCTACTCCTTACATCGCCCGTGAATTTTATGGTGTATGGGGCGATTATGATGTAAAGATCACCATCGATAAAAAATATATTCTTGGCGGAACCGGCTACCTGCAAAACCCTAACCAGATCGGTTATGGCTATGAAACACCCGGTACAAAAGTAAACAGGCCCGCAGGCAAAACACTCACCTGGCATTTCATCGCGCCAAAAGTACACGATTTCATGTGGGCGGCTGATCCGGACTATAAACACATTACACAGCAGGTGGATGGTTTTACGGCGCATTTCCTGTATCTCGAAAATGATACCACCCGCGAAACATGGCCTAAGCTGGCTAAAATGATCCCTGCTGCTTACGATTATATCAAAGTGCATTACGGCGCCTATCCTTACAAACAGTACTCCTTTATTCAGGGCGGAGATGGTGGCATGGAATATCCGATGGCCACACTTATTGTTGGTAACGGCTCTATGAGCGGCTTATACAGTGTAGCTATCCACGAATGGATGCACAGCTGGTACCAGGGAGTGCTGGCTACCAATGAAAGCCTGTATCCCTGGATGGATGAAGGTTTTACCACCTTCGGACAGAATAATATCATTCACTATACCACCGATTCACTAAATGTGAAGAGTCCACATGCCAGCTCTTACGCAGGATATTTTGCATTGGTAAATAGTCCGTTTGAAGAACCGGCTTCTACGCATGCCGATCATTACAATACCAACTACGGATATAGTCTTACTGCTTATTCCAAAGGCGCCGTTTTCCTGGAGCAACTCGGTTATGTAATCGGGGCTGATAACCGTGATAGTGGCCTGATACGCTACTACAATGAATGGCGTTTCAAACATCCGAATATGAATGATTTTATTCGCGTGATGGAGAAAGAAAGCGGTATTCAACTGGACTGGTACAAACAATATTTTATCAATTCCACCAAACATGTGGATTATGGTATCGACAGTGTATATGAAAAGGATAATAAAACAATTGTGCGCCTGCGCCGTATTGGTTTGATGCCGATGCCGGTCGACTTCATGATCACTGATACCAAGGGAAATAAAGTGCTGCACTACATCCCGTTGTCGATCATGTTCGGAGAAAAACCAAATGAGTATCGGGCCATAAAACGTATAGTCGATACCGGTTGGTACTGGACAAATCCCACATACGAAGTTGAAGTGAATATGCCATTATCTGATATTAAAGAGATGGAAATAGACCCAAGCCAGCGGCTGGCGGATGTGGACAGAAGCAATAACAAACGCTAG
- a CDS encoding patatin-like phospholipase family protein, whose translation MSKTALLISGGGVRSAFTVGVLKYLHEKRPDIQFDMLVGTGTGSLIVLLNALKETDLLEKFYTSLNTADIINTGNPIQRFTNNNSLYNTTPLKHKINSIITEARFKSFMETDKAVFIAGRCLQTKRTTFFSNKQTVTPDKDYDVVQLSGTSALREAVAASFSQPVFMSPVEVTAASTEPLQFMDGGGPSYTPIQLAIDNGATDIYVVLLTPEIPEANNFLFKRVIDSLERTTDWATSDIALHDIRIPQLYNKALHYLDAVKDNMKAAGISPADIDQYFETPDANPFKGKVNLNIHVIRPERPLGSTMGGMEFNPRNMKAMVEAGLQIKL comes from the coding sequence ATGTCTAAAACTGCTTTATTGATCAGCGGTGGCGGAGTCCGTAGTGCCTTCACCGTTGGCGTACTTAAATATCTGCATGAAAAACGGCCCGATATACAATTTGATATGCTCGTTGGCACCGGCACCGGTTCATTAATTGTACTCCTGAATGCATTGAAGGAAACAGACCTGCTGGAAAAATTTTACACCTCGCTCAACACAGCCGATATCATCAACACAGGAAATCCTATTCAAAGATTTACCAACAATAACTCCCTCTATAACACCACCCCGCTCAAACATAAAATCAACTCCATCATTACGGAAGCCCGCTTTAAATCGTTTATGGAAACAGATAAAGCGGTTTTCATAGCAGGGAGATGCCTTCAAACAAAACGCACCACTTTTTTTTCCAACAAGCAAACAGTTACGCCGGATAAAGACTATGATGTAGTGCAACTATCCGGTACATCCGCTTTGCGGGAAGCAGTGGCAGCGTCTTTCAGTCAACCGGTATTTATGTCGCCCGTTGAGGTAACCGCCGCATCAACTGAACCGCTACAGTTCATGGATGGCGGAGGCCCCTCCTATACTCCAATACAACTGGCTATTGACAATGGCGCCACCGATATTTATGTGGTATTACTCACCCCCGAAATACCCGAAGCCAATAACTTTTTATTCAAGCGTGTAATAGATTCCCTGGAAAGAACCACAGACTGGGCCACCAGCGATATTGCCCTGCACGATATCCGGATTCCACAGTTATACAACAAGGCCCTGCATTACCTCGATGCGGTAAAAGATAATATGAAAGCTGCCGGTATTTCTCCTGCAGATATAGATCAATACTTTGAAACCCCCGATGCAAATCCTTTCAAAGGAAAAGTGAACCTTAATATTCACGTCATCCGGCCGGAGAGGCCGCTGGGTAGTACTATGGGGGGAATGGAATTTAATCCGCGAAATATGAAAGCGATGGTTGAAGCCGGCTTACAGATCAAATTATAA